The following coding sequences lie in one Microvirga sp. 17 mud 1-3 genomic window:
- a CDS encoding isochorismatase family protein gives MLKLEARSTALILVDVQNGTLAQPLTPNSRETVIANSVALANGLSRAGGTLVLVRVNFSAGYRDRPKGETDVPMILPEGGLPAEWSTFPPEIAALNPDVLITKRQWSAFFGTELDLQLRRRGIDTVVIGGLMTNFGVESTARDAWQLNYATLVAQDAASSLGDGLHDFAVSRTLPRVARIRSTSEILAALAA, from the coding sequence ATGCTGAAGCTCGAAGCCCGCAGCACCGCCTTGATTCTCGTCGATGTCCAGAACGGCACCCTCGCCCAACCGCTGACACCGAACAGCCGCGAGACCGTGATCGCCAACAGCGTCGCCCTCGCGAACGGCCTGTCCCGAGCCGGCGGCACCCTCGTTCTCGTGCGGGTGAATTTCTCGGCCGGATACAGGGATCGGCCGAAGGGCGAGACGGACGTGCCGATGATCCTTCCCGAGGGCGGATTGCCGGCAGAGTGGAGCACCTTCCCACCCGAGATCGCCGCCTTAAACCCTGACGTTTTGATCACGAAGCGGCAATGGAGCGCCTTCTTCGGCACCGAACTCGACCTCCAGCTGCGCCGGCGGGGGATCGACACGGTGGTGATCGGCGGGTTGATGACCAATTTCGGCGTGGAATCCACGGCCCGGGATGCATGGCAGCTCAATTACGCGACGCTCGTGGCGCAGGATGCCGCCAGCAGCCTCGGAGACGGCCTGCACGACTTCGCCGTAAGCCGTACCCTGCCACGGGTCGCCCGGATCCGCTCGACCAGTGAAATTCTGGCGGCGCTTGCGGCCTGA
- a CDS encoding TetR/AcrR family transcriptional regulator codes for MASQKASPKAEAVARAPQRRRGRERVAALLRAGEEVFAEKGFDAATMTEIAARAGASIGSLYQFFPTKELLADTLQDTNGEALSQMLDALGGAAEGAKPEMLIDRLFRDLSAFLEAHPSFVVLSDRPAADKAVKAERRKRMRGRIAALLGAMDPPLPRERAERMAVIVLHLMRVSVAISGEAELSDRDAVLDDLRAMLIRQIREGA; via the coding sequence ATGGCCTCACAAAAAGCAAGCCCCAAGGCCGAGGCCGTCGCGCGTGCGCCGCAGCGCCGCCGGGGGCGTGAGCGCGTCGCGGCCCTGCTGCGGGCCGGCGAGGAGGTCTTTGCCGAGAAAGGCTTCGACGCAGCGACGATGACGGAGATCGCGGCCCGGGCGGGCGCCTCCATCGGGTCGCTCTACCAGTTCTTCCCCACCAAGGAGCTTCTCGCCGATACGCTTCAGGACACGAACGGCGAGGCCCTCTCGCAGATGCTCGATGCTCTTGGGGGAGCGGCCGAGGGCGCAAAGCCAGAAATGCTGATCGACCGCCTCTTCCGGGACCTGTCGGCTTTTCTCGAGGCGCATCCGTCCTTCGTGGTGCTGTCCGACCGGCCGGCGGCCGACAAGGCCGTGAAGGCGGAGCGGCGAAAACGCATGCGTGGGCGGATCGCCGCCTTGCTCGGCGCCATGGATCCGCCCCTCCCGCGCGAGCGGGCGGAGCGCATGGCCGTGATCGTCCTCCACCTGATGCGCGTCTCCGTGGCGATCAGCGGCGAGGCTGAACTTTCGGACCGTGACGCGGTGCTCGACGATCTCCGGGCCATGCTGATCCGCCAGATCCGCGAAGGGGCCTGA
- a CDS encoding glutathione S-transferase has translation MPYELYYWPGIQGRGEFVRLALEEAGADYVDVARGPGGMSAMTRLMEKAAHPPFAPPFLKDGETLIGQTAAILLYLGARHGLAPKDPEGGLWTHQIQLTLSDLVAEAHDTHHPIATSLYYEDQKQEARRRAEDFCRNRIPKFLGWCETILARNPAGDAHLVGGTVTYADLSLFQVVEGLSYAFPRAMKRALRDLPKVAALREAVAARPRIRAYLDSDRRIPFNEEGIFRHYPELDG, from the coding sequence ATGCCCTACGAACTCTACTACTGGCCGGGAATCCAGGGACGGGGCGAGTTCGTGCGCCTTGCCCTCGAGGAGGCTGGCGCGGACTACGTGGATGTAGCCCGCGGGCCGGGCGGCATGTCCGCCATGACGCGCCTGATGGAGAAGGCGGCTCATCCCCCCTTCGCGCCTCCCTTCCTGAAGGACGGTGAGACGCTCATCGGCCAGACGGCCGCGATCCTGCTCTATCTCGGCGCCCGCCACGGGCTTGCGCCCAAGGACCCGGAGGGCGGGCTCTGGACGCACCAGATCCAGCTCACGCTCTCGGATCTGGTAGCGGAAGCGCACGACACCCATCACCCCATTGCGACCAGTCTCTATTACGAGGACCAGAAACAAGAAGCACGGCGACGGGCGGAGGATTTCTGCCGCAACCGGATCCCGAAATTCCTCGGCTGGTGCGAGACGATCCTCGCCCGCAACCCGGCCGGGGATGCGCATCTTGTCGGCGGCACGGTGACTTATGCGGACCTGTCCCTGTTCCAGGTGGTGGAGGGCCTTTCCTATGCGTTTCCGAGGGCCATGAAGCGCGCCCTTCGCGATCTGCCGAAGGTGGCGGCTCTGCGCGAGGCCGTGGCGGCCCGGCCGCGGATCAGGGCCTATCTCGACAGCGACCGGCGCATCCCCTTCAACGAAGAGGGGATCTTCCGCCATTATCCGGAGCTGGATGGCTGA
- the polA gene encoding DNA polymerase I, translating into MTSSRPVTAGDHVFLVDGSSFIFRAYFQSMNQDSKYNSRTSDGMPTGAVRLFVSKLLQFVRDGAAGFMPTHLAIVLDKSEGSFRKELYEAYKGHRPDAPEDLKVQMPLMREAIRAFGLEPIEQARYEADDLIATYTQEAKARGANVLIVSSDKDLMQLVGPLVCFYDFESGSKGKPGYRPERNLDEAAVTEKWEGIPPEKIGDVLALMGDTSDNVPGVPGIGLKTAAQLIKEYGDLETLLARADEIKQPKRRETLINNAEAARLSKKLVTLDCEAPLPVSLDALRLPEPDPKTLVGFLKAMEFSTLTRRVADLYDVDPTQVEPDPRLMPGGEAITWQRFGGPAPVEEDVPFSGGAGTTEVDPFAGLDLPETGRARKPMEGLGTPSQLAGKRATEAASQPVDVQAYETITSLERLTEWVEEARGQGFVAVDTETSALDANQADLVGFSLALAPGRAAYVPLQHRGDSDLFGGGLVPGQIPVEAALAAIRPLLQDPSVLKIGQNLKYDWVVFKRYGIDLGPFDDTMLISYVLDAGKGSHGMDELSRRHLGHSPITFSEVAGTGRNKVSFDRVDIARATAYAAEDADVTLRLWQVLKPRLAAEHRTTVYETLERPLIDVIARMEMRGIAVDRQILSRLSGDFAQSLARLEDEIHEIAGEKFALGSPKQIGDILFGKMGLPGAKKTPSGQWATPATLLDELAQAGHVLPEKILEWRQLAKLKSTYTDTLQEHMHPETRRVHTSFSLASTTTGRLSSSEPNLQNIPIRTEAGRKIRKAFVAPEGSKIISADYSQIELRILAHIADIPQLQEAFAKGQDIHAATASAMFGVPLDQMTPDLRRQAKTINFGIIYGISAFGLAVRLGIPNADAAAFIKQYFERFPGIRAYMDEIKKTTREKGYVTTLFGRVCHYPQIKSGNPSERAAVERQAINAPIQGTAADIIRRAMIRMEDALKAERLSARMLLQVHDELVFEAPDEEIEATLPVISRVMTEAPFPAVTLKVPLAVEARAAQNWDEAH; encoded by the coding sequence ATGACTTCCTCACGTCCCGTCACCGCCGGCGACCATGTCTTCCTCGTCGACGGTTCGTCCTTCATCTTCCGGGCATACTTCCAGTCCATGAACCAGGACTCGAAGTACAACAGCCGCACCTCGGATGGCATGCCGACGGGTGCGGTGCGGCTCTTCGTGTCGAAGCTCCTACAATTCGTGCGCGACGGCGCGGCCGGCTTCATGCCGACCCATCTCGCCATCGTGCTCGACAAATCCGAGGGCTCGTTCCGCAAGGAGCTCTACGAGGCCTATAAGGGCCACCGGCCGGACGCGCCCGAAGACCTGAAGGTGCAGATGCCGCTCATGCGGGAGGCGATCCGCGCCTTCGGCCTGGAGCCCATCGAGCAGGCCCGCTACGAGGCGGACGACCTCATCGCGACCTATACGCAGGAGGCCAAGGCCCGCGGCGCCAACGTGCTGATCGTCTCGTCCGACAAGGACCTGATGCAGCTCGTCGGGCCTCTCGTGTGCTTCTACGATTTCGAATCGGGCTCCAAGGGCAAGCCCGGCTACCGCCCCGAGCGCAACCTCGACGAAGCCGCCGTGACCGAGAAATGGGAGGGCATCCCGCCTGAGAAGATCGGCGACGTGCTGGCCCTCATGGGCGATACCTCCGACAACGTGCCGGGCGTTCCCGGCATCGGCCTCAAGACCGCCGCCCAGCTCATCAAGGAATACGGCGACCTGGAGACCCTCCTGGCGCGTGCGGACGAGATCAAGCAGCCCAAGCGCCGCGAGACTCTCATCAACAATGCCGAGGCGGCGCGGCTCTCGAAGAAGCTCGTCACCCTCGATTGCGAGGCCCCGCTCCCGGTCTCCCTCGATGCCCTGCGCCTGCCGGAGCCGGACCCGAAGACCCTGGTCGGCTTCCTCAAGGCCATGGAGTTCAGCACCCTGACCCGGCGGGTGGCCGATCTCTACGACGTGGATCCGACCCAGGTCGAGCCGGACCCGCGCCTGATGCCGGGCGGCGAGGCCATTACCTGGCAGCGCTTCGGCGGCCCCGCCCCCGTGGAGGAGGACGTGCCGTTCTCGGGCGGTGCAGGCACCACGGAGGTCGATCCCTTCGCGGGGCTCGACCTTCCGGAAACGGGCCGCGCGCGCAAGCCCATGGAAGGCCTCGGGACCCCCTCCCAGCTCGCCGGCAAGCGGGCCACGGAGGCGGCTTCCCAGCCCGTGGACGTGCAGGCCTACGAGACCATCACGAGCCTCGAGCGCCTGACCGAATGGGTCGAGGAGGCGCGCGGGCAGGGTTTCGTCGCCGTGGACACGGAGACGAGCGCGCTGGACGCCAACCAAGCCGATCTCGTGGGTTTCTCGCTGGCGCTCGCGCCCGGCAGGGCCGCCTATGTGCCGCTCCAACATCGCGGCGACTCGGACCTGTTCGGCGGCGGCCTGGTGCCGGGACAGATCCCCGTCGAGGCGGCGCTTGCGGCCATCCGGCCGCTCCTGCAGGATCCGTCCGTTCTCAAGATCGGCCAGAACCTGAAATACGACTGGGTCGTCTTCAAGCGGTACGGCATCGACCTCGGCCCCTTCGACGACACCATGCTGATCTCCTACGTGCTCGACGCGGGCAAGGGCTCGCACGGCATGGACGAGCTCTCGCGCCGCCATCTCGGGCACTCGCCCATCACCTTTTCGGAGGTGGCCGGAACGGGCCGCAACAAGGTGAGTTTCGACAGGGTCGACATCGCCAGGGCCACGGCCTATGCGGCCGAGGACGCGGACGTGACCTTGCGCCTGTGGCAGGTGCTCAAGCCGCGGCTCGCCGCCGAGCACCGCACCACCGTCTACGAGACCCTGGAACGGCCCCTCATCGACGTGATCGCCCGCATGGAGATGCGTGGCATTGCAGTGGACCGCCAGATCCTCAGCCGCCTCTCGGGCGACTTCGCCCAGAGCCTCGCGCGGCTGGAGGACGAGATCCACGAGATCGCGGGCGAGAAGTTCGCCCTCGGCTCTCCGAAGCAGATCGGCGACATCCTGTTCGGCAAGATGGGCCTGCCGGGCGCCAAGAAGACGCCCTCCGGCCAGTGGGCGACCCCTGCGACCCTTCTGGACGAACTGGCGCAGGCCGGCCACGTGCTGCCCGAAAAGATCCTCGAATGGCGCCAGCTCGCCAAGCTGAAATCCACCTATACGGACACCCTGCAGGAGCATATGCATCCCGAGACGCGGCGGGTGCACACCTCCTTCTCCCTCGCCTCCACCACCACGGGGCGCCTCTCCTCCTCCGAGCCGAACCTGCAGAACATCCCGATCCGCACGGAAGCCGGCCGCAAGATCCGCAAGGCCTTCGTGGCGCCGGAAGGCTCCAAGATCATCTCGGCCGATTACAGCCAGATCGAGCTGCGCATCCTGGCGCATATCGCCGACATTCCGCAGTTGCAGGAGGCCTTCGCCAAGGGCCAGGACATTCACGCGGCCACCGCCTCGGCCATGTTCGGCGTGCCGCTCGACCAGATGACGCCTGACCTGCGCCGGCAGGCCAAGACCATCAATTTCGGCATCATCTACGGCATTTCGGCCTTCGGCCTTGCGGTGCGCCTCGGCATACCCAATGCGGATGCGGCCGCCTTCATCAAGCAGTATTTCGAGCGCTTCCCGGGCATCCGCGCCTATATGGACGAGATCAAGAAGACGACACGCGAGAAGGGCTATGTCACCACCCTGTTCGGGCGCGTGTGCCACTATCCGCAGATCAAGTCCGGCAACCCGTCGGAGCGCGCCGCCGTAGAGCGCCAGGCCATCAACGCGCCGATCCAGGGGACGGCCGCCGACATCATCCGCCGGGCCATGATCCGCATGGAGGACGCGCTGAAGGCCGAGCGCCTCTCGGCCCGCATGCTCCTACAGGTCCATGACGAACTGGTGTTCGAGGCGCCCGACGAGGAGATCGAAGCGACGCTCCCGGTCATCTCCCGGGTGATGACTGAGGCCCCCTTCCCGGCCGTGACCCTGAAGGTGCCGCTCGCCGTGGAAGCCCGCGCGGCGCAGAACTGGGACGAGGCGCATTAG
- a CDS encoding calcium-binding protein, protein MAVEQNPKFWGAQSVAVNFSGVDQDTVARLANGGYVVAFRQDKQIGFQIYNGSGEKVGGTHFVSQGPVANGFGQWEPDILAKADGSFIISWTEVVGTPNSYILRTQNFSVDGTPGAVKTVSDKVQYHGAHMADAGTGGVVAAYIDDALNPYIANLADGSTTKINNPDGSAITASGKTDIAWLGGASQFVVSYKEGFALFVEGTRAVKSISKAVETNVVALKDSDGKPNGSFAVNYVTDTNDIVVKTYSAAGNQITDGKTFTISSGAIASTGYSTSITALKDGGFAVAYKADANQKDIWVKVFDAEGNAGPALKIPVHGEQVAPSIEEMPDGRLAVSWHNRSPATNGSAIESVMVDARGSAVSLTGTAGNDIYAPSKHAGDKFDGGAGFDTLTFKESTAGVAVDLVHGTGSAGDAAGDTYTSFEKVIGTNFNDTLTGGAGHVLVGGAGDDVYYVSASDTQIDESGGGNDQVYSSVSYSLSAGIEYLFATGADAIDLYGNEGNNVIAGNEAANHLTGNGGNDSLYGNGGNDLLDGGAGNDVLDGGAGNDALAGGIGDDNLNGGSGDDNLQGNDGNDALYGADGNDALDGGAGNDVLYGGAGADNLKGGLGDDVIDGQGGADTMDGGAGNDTYYIDDVNDLVQDSGAGDVDTVVVSVNYDLNRLVGIENITGVGSAAITLTGNGLNNVFVGNDGANILYGGAGNDQLNGGGGNDRIHGGLGADLLTGGTGRDIFVFDTNPKAKRNADKITDFNVKDDSIYLENKYFKVGSKGTIKKPAALSSKMFYVGAKAHDKDDRIIYDKKKGVLYYDDDGIGSHKAVVIATLKKGLKMTYKDFFVI, encoded by the coding sequence ATGGCCGTAGAACAGAATCCGAAGTTCTGGGGAGCCCAGAGCGTCGCCGTCAATTTTTCGGGGGTCGATCAGGACACCGTGGCGAGGCTGGCCAACGGCGGCTACGTGGTGGCCTTTCGTCAGGACAAGCAGATCGGCTTCCAGATCTATAACGGGAGCGGCGAGAAGGTCGGCGGCACGCATTTCGTCTCGCAGGGACCGGTCGCTAACGGCTTTGGGCAGTGGGAACCGGACATTCTGGCAAAGGCCGACGGCTCCTTCATCATCAGTTGGACTGAGGTCGTCGGGACCCCGAACAGCTATATCCTGCGCACCCAGAATTTCAGTGTCGACGGCACGCCGGGCGCGGTGAAGACCGTCAGCGACAAGGTTCAATATCACGGCGCGCACATGGCTGACGCCGGCACGGGCGGAGTTGTGGCTGCCTATATCGACGATGCCTTGAATCCATACATAGCAAATCTGGCAGACGGCTCGACAACGAAGATCAACAACCCCGATGGGAGCGCTATCACCGCAAGCGGCAAGACAGACATCGCCTGGCTTGGAGGCGCCAGCCAATTCGTCGTTTCCTACAAGGAAGGATTTGCCCTGTTCGTGGAGGGTACACGGGCAGTCAAGAGCATTTCCAAGGCGGTGGAAACGAATGTCGTTGCCCTGAAGGATTCCGACGGCAAGCCCAATGGAAGCTTCGCGGTCAATTACGTGACCGACACCAACGACATTGTCGTCAAGACGTATTCGGCTGCCGGTAATCAGATTACCGACGGCAAGACCTTTACGATTTCGTCAGGCGCAATAGCCTCTACTGGATACAGCACGAGCATCACGGCCCTCAAGGATGGCGGCTTCGCGGTGGCCTACAAGGCTGACGCCAATCAAAAAGATATCTGGGTGAAGGTTTTCGACGCCGAGGGGAATGCCGGTCCGGCCTTGAAGATCCCCGTTCACGGCGAGCAGGTTGCACCCTCCATCGAGGAGATGCCTGATGGCCGCCTTGCGGTCTCCTGGCACAATCGCTCGCCGGCGACCAACGGCAGCGCCATCGAGTCCGTCATGGTCGACGCCCGTGGTTCGGCCGTCTCCCTGACCGGAACGGCGGGCAACGACATTTACGCTCCCTCCAAGCACGCCGGCGACAAATTCGACGGCGGCGCGGGCTTCGACACGCTGACATTCAAGGAAAGCACGGCTGGCGTTGCCGTTGACCTCGTTCACGGGACAGGATCTGCAGGCGATGCGGCCGGTGATACCTACACCAGCTTCGAGAAGGTGATCGGCACGAACTTCAACGACACCCTCACGGGCGGGGCCGGCCATGTGCTGGTCGGCGGCGCCGGCGACGATGTGTATTACGTGAGCGCCAGCGATACCCAGATCGACGAGTCGGGTGGCGGCAACGATCAGGTCTATTCGTCCGTGAGTTATTCCCTCTCGGCCGGCATCGAGTACCTCTTTGCGACCGGCGCAGACGCGATCGACCTTTACGGGAACGAAGGCAATAACGTCATTGCCGGCAATGAGGCTGCGAACCATCTGACCGGCAATGGCGGCAATGACAGCCTGTACGGCAACGGCGGTAATGACCTCCTCGACGGTGGTGCGGGCAATGATGTCCTGGATGGCGGCGCCGGCAATGACGCCCTGGCCGGAGGCATCGGCGACGATAACCTGAACGGAGGCAGCGGCGACGATAACCTGCAGGGTAACGACGGCAACGACGCGCTTTACGGAGCGGACGGCAACGACGCGCTCGACGGCGGCGCAGGAAACGACGTTCTCTATGGCGGCGCGGGAGCCGACAACCTGAAGGGGGGCCTCGGCGACGACGTGATCGACGGCCAGGGCGGCGCCGACACCATGGACGGCGGCGCAGGCAACGACACCTACTACATCGACGACGTGAACGACCTGGTTCAGGACAGCGGCGCCGGCGACGTGGATACGGTGGTCGTCTCGGTCAATTACGACCTCAACCGGCTTGTGGGCATCGAGAACATCACAGGCGTAGGCAGCGCCGCGATCACGCTCACGGGCAATGGCCTCAACAACGTCTTCGTCGGCAATGATGGCGCCAACATCCTCTATGGTGGCGCCGGGAACGACCAGCTCAACGGCGGCGGCGGCAATGACCGGATCCACGGCGGTCTTGGCGCCGACCTGCTCACGGGCGGCACGGGCCGTGACATCTTCGTGTTCGACACGAACCCGAAGGCGAAGCGCAATGCCGACAAGATCACGGACTTCAACGTGAAAGATGACTCGATCTACCTCGAGAACAAGTACTTCAAGGTCGGGTCGAAGGGCACGATCAAGAAGCCTGCCGCCCTGTCGAGCAAGATGTTCTACGTTGGCGCCAAGGCGCACGACAAGGACGATCGGATCATCTACGACAAGAAGAAGGGCGTCCTCTACTACGACGATGACGGCATCGGCTCGCACAAGGCCGTGGTCATCGCCACCCTCAAGAAGGGCCTCAAGATGACCTACAAGGATTTCTTCGTGATCTAA
- a CDS encoding ROK family protein: MLSLTPRETARRRLLDALRREGPLARVEIGQQLGMSPASVSELTASLLEEGILVTEEGGDSLPGLIRGRPKVRLFFAETLGSVIGVWTGFNRIELRLVDSAGRNRASRHVERPLRNLEAEALLDVLAEAITTFAHDTGAPDVKAIGLACQGYVDTHDGIVAWSPVLGTRDLPLAAGLGERLGKPVLIENDASAMAFAIAQRDPALRSGRTACLMIGDGVGLGFLVQGELYRGARSGGSEFGHVRLRRSGPQCRCGGRGCIEAFLADYALHRDAQLIDHRPAPTILLPSEEAMGAIVDQARAGDAALLNLFREAGEVLGDAASILIQTLEPDHIVICGPGTRAMDLLRPSFEAALESQTIPTLRSLTTIQVVDSSLDLLTEGVVMQALRELDLDLARLRAA; the protein is encoded by the coding sequence ATGCTTTCCCTCACTCCCCGCGAAACGGCCCGGCGACGGCTGCTCGATGCCCTGCGCCGGGAGGGGCCGCTCGCTCGCGTCGAGATCGGCCAGCAGCTCGGCATGAGCCCGGCCAGCGTGTCGGAGCTGACGGCGAGCCTCCTGGAGGAAGGCATCCTGGTCACCGAGGAGGGCGGGGATTCCCTGCCCGGCCTGATCCGCGGCCGCCCGAAGGTCCGTCTGTTCTTCGCCGAGACTCTCGGCTCCGTCATCGGCGTCTGGACCGGCTTCAACCGCATCGAGCTGCGGCTGGTCGACAGCGCCGGGCGCAACCGGGCGAGCCGCCACGTGGAACGCCCCCTGCGCAATCTCGAGGCCGAGGCCCTGCTGGATGTGCTCGCGGAGGCGATCACGACATTCGCGCACGACACGGGCGCCCCGGACGTGAAGGCCATCGGCCTTGCCTGCCAGGGCTACGTGGACACCCATGACGGCATCGTGGCCTGGAGCCCGGTTCTCGGCACCCGGGACCTCCCCCTCGCGGCAGGCCTGGGAGAGCGGCTCGGCAAGCCCGTGCTGATCGAGAACGACGCCAGCGCCATGGCCTTCGCGATCGCCCAGCGGGACCCGGCCCTGCGTTCCGGCCGCACCGCCTGCCTGATGATCGGCGACGGCGTCGGCCTCGGCTTCCTGGTGCAGGGTGAGCTCTATCGCGGGGCCCGCTCGGGCGGGAGCGAGTTCGGACATGTCCGCCTGCGTCGCAGCGGTCCGCAATGCCGCTGTGGCGGGCGGGGCTGCATCGAGGCATTTCTGGCCGATTATGCCCTGCACCGGGATGCGCAGCTGATCGACCATCGCCCGGCGCCGACGATCCTGCTCCCCAGCGAGGAAGCCATGGGTGCCATCGTGGACCAGGCGCGCGCCGGCGACGCAGCGCTGCTCAACCTTTTCCGCGAGGCCGGAGAGGTCCTGGGCGATGCGGCGAGCATCCTGATCCAGACCCTAGAGCCCGATCACATCGTTATCTGCGGCCCCGGCACCCGGGCCATGGACCTCCTGCGCCCCTCCTTCGAGGCCGCCCTGGAAAGCCAGACGATTCCCACCTTGCGGTCGCTCACGACCATCCAGGTCGTCGATTCCTCCCTGGATCTCCTGACCGAGGGGGTCGTCATGCAGGCCCTGCGCGAGCTCGACCTGGACCTCGCCCGCCTGAGGGCAGCATGA
- the xylF gene encoding D-xylose ABC transporter substrate-binding protein: protein MSLKKQLFFGLAALALSANAALAQGKGPVIGVSWSNFQEERWKTDEAAIKAAIEKAGGTYVSADAQSSPAKQLTDIESLIARGAKGLIVLAQDSDAIRPAVEKAVAEGIPVVGYDRLIEIPQVFYLTFDNVEVGRLQAREVMKVKPEGNYVFIKGSGADPNANFLFQGAMEVLKPSIDSGKIKNVGEAYTDGWLPANAQRNMEQFLTKNNNKVDAVVAANDGTAGGAIAALAAQGMAGSVPVSGQDADKAALNRVALGTQTVSVFKDARELGRNAAEIALELANGKKLNEIKGSMSWNLGPKKQNMTAIFLKPVAITKDNLNVVVDAGWVTKDVVCQGVKPGSVKVCN from the coding sequence ATGTCGCTCAAGAAGCAGCTATTTTTCGGCCTTGCCGCCCTCGCCCTGTCGGCGAATGCCGCCCTTGCCCAGGGCAAGGGGCCGGTGATCGGCGTAAGCTGGTCGAACTTCCAGGAGGAGCGCTGGAAGACCGACGAGGCGGCGATCAAGGCCGCCATCGAGAAGGCGGGCGGCACTTATGTGTCGGCCGACGCGCAATCCTCGCCTGCCAAGCAGCTGACCGATATCGAGAGCCTGATCGCCCGCGGCGCCAAGGGGCTGATCGTCCTGGCGCAGGATTCGGATGCCATCCGCCCGGCCGTCGAGAAGGCGGTGGCCGAGGGTATCCCGGTGGTCGGCTACGACCGGCTCATCGAGATCCCGCAGGTCTTCTACCTGACCTTCGACAACGTGGAGGTGGGCCGTCTCCAGGCCCGCGAGGTGATGAAGGTGAAGCCCGAGGGCAACTACGTCTTCATCAAGGGCTCGGGCGCCGATCCGAACGCCAACTTCCTGTTCCAGGGCGCCATGGAGGTGCTCAAGCCCTCTATCGATTCCGGCAAGATCAAGAACGTGGGCGAGGCCTATACGGATGGCTGGCTCCCGGCCAACGCGCAGCGGAACATGGAGCAGTTCCTGACCAAGAACAACAACAAGGTCGACGCGGTGGTGGCGGCCAATGACGGCACCGCAGGCGGCGCTATCGCGGCGCTTGCCGCGCAGGGCATGGCCGGCTCCGTTCCCGTATCGGGCCAGGATGCCGACAAGGCCGCGCTGAACCGGGTCGCCCTCGGCACCCAGACCGTGTCGGTGTTCAAGGACGCGCGTGAGCTCGGCCGCAACGCCGCCGAGATCGCTCTCGAACTCGCCAACGGCAAGAAGCTGAACGAGATCAAGGGCTCCATGTCTTGGAACCTCGGCCCGAAGAAGCAGAATATGACGGCGATCTTCCTCAAGCCCGTGGCGATCACGAAGGACAACCTCAACGTGGTCGTCGATGCTGGCTGGGTGACGAAGGACGTGGTGTGCCAGGGCGTGAAGCCAGGCTCCGTCAAGGTCTGCAACTGA